Proteins encoded together in one Rhizobacter sp. J219 window:
- a CDS encoding SDR family oxidoreductase: protein MMKIALVTGAGTGIGKASALALLRAGYGVVLAGRRAELLDKAIADAGDLGAHALAVPANVADPASVKALFAAAFARFGRLDLLFNNAGGGTPPVPLEDLTYEQWKNTVDVNLTGAFLCTQEAFRIMKAQDPRGGRIINNGSISAHAPRPFTAPYTATKHAITGLTKSTSLDGRAYDIACGQIDIGNAATEMTERMARGILQPNGQMMVEPRMDVQLVADAVVHMASLPLEANVQFMTIMATKMPYVGRG from the coding sequence ATGATGAAGATCGCCCTCGTGACAGGCGCCGGCACCGGCATCGGCAAAGCCTCGGCCCTGGCCCTGCTGCGCGCGGGCTACGGCGTGGTGCTGGCCGGGCGGCGGGCCGAGCTGCTCGACAAGGCCATCGCCGACGCAGGCGACCTCGGCGCCCACGCGCTGGCCGTGCCCGCCAACGTGGCCGACCCGGCCTCGGTGAAGGCCCTCTTCGCCGCCGCCTTCGCCCGCTTCGGCCGCCTCGACCTGCTCTTCAACAACGCCGGCGGCGGCACGCCGCCGGTCCCGCTCGAAGACCTCACCTACGAGCAGTGGAAGAACACGGTCGACGTGAACCTCACCGGCGCCTTCCTCTGCACGCAAGAAGCATTCAGGATCATGAAGGCGCAAGACCCGCGCGGCGGCCGCATCATCAACAACGGCTCCATCTCGGCGCATGCCCCGCGCCCGTTCACCGCCCCCTACACCGCCACCAAGCACGCGATCACCGGCCTCACCAAGTCGACCTCGCTCGACGGCCGTGCGTACGACATCGCCTGCGGCCAGATCGACATCGGCAACGCCGCCACCGAGATGACCGAGCGCATGGCGCGCGGCATCCTGCAGCCCAATGGGCAGATGATGGTCGAGCCGCGCATGGACGTGCAGCTCGTGGCCGACGCCGTGGTGCACATGGCCTCGCTGCCGCTGGAAGCCAACGTGCAGTTCATGACGATCATGGCCACCAAGATGCCTTACGTCGGCCGCGGCTGA
- a CDS encoding glycosyltransferase, with protein sequence MRVLFCTTPGEGHVRALLPLLQALHARGHGVAWAGAAETHALVPVHLPVPCFDVGPSWQSARFRLFGRWPELSAARGTDAAARIFPKLYGAVIATRMLAPLQAALQAFKPDLVIGENAALAVPLAAQVAGVPHVTQGFGMPLPAHRVEEAVSHLASHWRRLTGEPPPPDAGLYRHLYLDICPPSLQPEPLPASLPAHALQPGDAATTPPVALSQLLPGALATHDDLPLVYLSLGTMLNRPELLRTVLAALSGLPLRVVVATGPDVEPEQLAPLPPLMHAQRYVSQAELLPHCQLVISHGGAGTVYAAAAHGLPQLALPQMADQFVNTAALEHSSAGMVLLGAEQNLYAIRHAVQQLLSEPGFRSTAARLAHEIAQMPSADEVAQQLERWIEDGQQVPLPPRPVGFKQPA encoded by the coding sequence ATGCGCGTCCTCTTCTGCACCACCCCGGGCGAAGGCCATGTGCGGGCCCTGTTGCCGCTGCTGCAGGCCCTGCACGCACGTGGCCACGGCGTGGCCTGGGCCGGCGCCGCCGAGACGCACGCGCTGGTGCCGGTGCACCTGCCGGTGCCCTGTTTCGACGTGGGGCCGAGCTGGCAGTCGGCGCGTTTCCGCCTCTTCGGGCGCTGGCCCGAGCTTTCAGCCGCCCGCGGCACCGACGCGGCTGCGCGCATCTTTCCAAAGCTCTATGGCGCGGTGATCGCCACCCGCATGCTGGCCCCGCTGCAGGCCGCCCTCCAGGCCTTCAAGCCCGACCTCGTGATCGGCGAAAACGCCGCACTGGCCGTGCCGCTGGCGGCGCAGGTGGCCGGCGTGCCGCATGTGACCCAGGGCTTCGGCATGCCGCTGCCCGCCCACCGGGTGGAAGAGGCGGTGTCCCACCTCGCCAGCCACTGGCGGCGGCTCACCGGCGAGCCACCACCCCCCGACGCCGGCCTGTACCGCCACCTCTACCTCGACATCTGCCCGCCGAGCCTGCAGCCCGAGCCGCTGCCGGCCAGCCTGCCCGCCCATGCGCTGCAGCCGGGGGATGCCGCGACCACGCCACCCGTGGCGCTGTCGCAGCTGTTGCCGGGTGCGCTCGCGACCCACGACGACCTGCCGCTCGTCTACCTGAGCCTAGGCACCATGCTCAACCGCCCCGAGCTGCTGCGCACCGTGCTGGCGGCCCTGTCGGGCCTGCCGCTGCGCGTGGTGGTGGCCACCGGCCCCGACGTCGAGCCCGAGCAGCTCGCCCCGCTGCCGCCCCTGATGCACGCGCAGCGCTACGTGTCGCAGGCCGAGCTGCTGCCGCACTGCCAGCTCGTCATCTCGCACGGCGGCGCCGGCACCGTCTACGCCGCCGCCGCGCACGGCCTGCCGCAACTCGCGCTGCCGCAGATGGCCGACCAGTTCGTCAACACCGCCGCGCTGGAGCACAGCAGCGCCGGCATGGTGCTGCTGGGTGCCGAGCAGAACCTCTACGCCATCCGCCATGCGGTGCAGCAGCTCCTGAGCGAGCCCGGCTTCCGCAGCACCGCCGCGCGGCTGGCGCACGAGATCGCACAGATGCCGAGCGCCGACGAGGTCGCGCAGCAGCTCGAACGCTGGATCGAGGACGGCCAGCAGGTGCCGCTGCCGCCGCGGCCGGTGGGCTTCAAGCAGCCCGCGTAG
- a CDS encoding BPSS1780 family membrane protein, whose translation MKLLTVPASRGAQWVLLGLRAFASRPMLYMSLIGMWMLLAIVVQLIPLLGTIVMWAALPLVTLGFMLTTQQVLQGAPPSLQVFVAPLQGDPRRRRTLWQLGAIYALVMVVVIGGFALIVGNDVVMPTPPPPGSNAPPPALDPRLQTGLLWIGGTTVLLSVPFWYAPALVHWGGHSAGQALFSSVVAVWRNKGAFIVYALTNAAAVLLVALAASLLIGLLGASSQQTAMALMVPVAFLMMAVFYASLYFTYADCFGPPTASEPTA comes from the coding sequence ATGAAACTCCTTACCGTTCCCGCCAGCCGCGGCGCCCAGTGGGTGCTGCTCGGGCTGCGCGCCTTCGCTTCGCGGCCGATGCTCTACATGAGCCTGATCGGCATGTGGATGCTGCTGGCCATCGTGGTGCAGCTGATCCCCCTCCTGGGCACCATCGTCATGTGGGCGGCGCTGCCCCTGGTCACGCTCGGTTTCATGCTCACCACCCAGCAGGTGCTGCAGGGCGCGCCGCCGAGCCTGCAGGTCTTCGTGGCCCCGCTGCAGGGCGACCCGCGCCGGCGGCGCACGCTGTGGCAGCTGGGCGCGATCTACGCGCTGGTGATGGTGGTGGTGATCGGCGGCTTTGCGCTCATCGTCGGCAACGACGTCGTGATGCCCACGCCGCCACCGCCCGGCTCCAACGCACCGCCGCCGGCGCTCGACCCGCGCCTGCAGACCGGCCTGCTGTGGATCGGTGGCACGACGGTGCTGCTGAGCGTGCCCTTCTGGTACGCGCCCGCCCTGGTGCACTGGGGCGGCCACTCCGCTGGCCAGGCCCTCTTTTCAAGCGTGGTGGCGGTGTGGCGCAACAAGGGCGCCTTCATCGTCTACGCGCTGACCAACGCCGCGGCGGTGCTGCTGGTGGCGCTGGCCGCGTCGCTGCTGATCGGCCTCCTGGGCGCTTCGAGCCAGCAGACGGCCATGGCCCTGATGGTGCCGGTGGCCTTCCTGATGATGGCCGTCTTCTACGCCTCGCTGTACTTCACCTACGCCGACTGCTTCGGCCCGCCCACCGCTTCGGAGCCCACCGCATGA
- a CDS encoding homoserine kinase, producing MAVFTEVPHADAAALIARLGIGELSALKGIASGIENTNYFADTTNGRYVLTLFERLTREQLPFYLHLMKHLAQHGVPVPDPQADETGEILHTLCGKPAAVVNRLEGSHQLAPDISHCESVGAMLARMHLAGADYPRHQPNLRGLAWWAETIPVVVPHLTPAQRTLIESELAYQQQVAASPAYAALPKGPIHADLFRDNVMFVGHQLTGFFDFYFAGVDTFLFDVAVCLNDWCTDLESGRLVEERALAFVGAYDAVRRLSSGERRLMPALLRAAALRFWVSRLWDFHLPRDASMLKPHDPTHFERVLSHRVAEPWHPAVV from the coding sequence ATGGCCGTCTTCACCGAAGTCCCCCACGCCGATGCCGCCGCGCTGATCGCCCGACTGGGCATCGGCGAACTCAGTGCCCTGAAGGGCATTGCCTCCGGCATCGAGAACACCAATTACTTCGCCGACACGACGAACGGCCGCTACGTGCTCACGCTCTTCGAGCGCCTGACGCGCGAGCAGTTGCCCTTCTACCTGCACCTGATGAAGCACCTCGCGCAGCACGGCGTGCCGGTGCCCGACCCGCAGGCCGACGAGACCGGCGAGATCCTGCACACGCTCTGCGGCAAGCCAGCCGCCGTGGTCAACCGGCTCGAGGGCAGCCACCAGCTCGCCCCCGACATCAGCCACTGCGAAAGCGTGGGCGCCATGCTCGCCCGCATGCACCTCGCCGGCGCCGACTACCCGCGCCACCAGCCGAACCTGCGCGGCCTGGCTTGGTGGGCCGAGACCATCCCTGTGGTCGTGCCGCACCTCACGCCGGCGCAGCGCACGCTGATCGAGAGCGAGCTGGCGTACCAGCAGCAGGTGGCGGCGTCACCCGCCTACGCCGCGCTGCCCAAGGGCCCGATCCACGCCGACCTCTTCCGCGACAACGTGATGTTCGTCGGCCACCAGCTGACCGGCTTCTTCGACTTCTATTTCGCCGGCGTCGACACCTTCCTGTTCGACGTGGCGGTCTGCCTGAACGACTGGTGCACCGACCTGGAAAGCGGCCGCCTCGTCGAAGAGCGCGCCCTGGCCTTCGTCGGCGCCTACGACGCGGTGCGCCGCCTCAGCTCCGGCGAGCGCCGCCTGATGCCGGCCCTGCTGCGCGCGGCGGCGCTGCGCTTCTGGGTCTCGCGCCTGTGGGACTTCCACCTGCCGCGCGACGCCTCCATGCTCAAGCCGCACGATCCCACGCATTTCGAGCGCGTGCTGAGCCATCGGGTGGCCGAGCCCTGGCACCCGGCCGTCGTCTGA
- the panB gene encoding 3-methyl-2-oxobutanoate hydroxymethyltransferase yields MKTIRLSTRDIVAMKARGERVAALTCYDYTSAQMLDAANVPLLLVGDTLGMVVQGEDTTLPVTLDQVIYHARLVVRGTQRALVVGDMPFMSYQASADDAVRNAGRLMAEGRVGAVKLEGGAEIAPLVQRMVKSGVPVCGHLGFTPQSVHALGGARVQAKEPTAAVSLLEDALALQAAGAFAVVLELVPATVAEEVSKRLTIPTIGIGSGPRCDGEIQVFHDLFGLYTDFQPRHTRRYLNVAQDIAAAAKRYVADVGARQFPGPEQTSDLTPASKDSFKSLLATH; encoded by the coding sequence ATGAAGACGATCCGACTCAGCACCCGCGACATCGTCGCGATGAAAGCCCGCGGCGAACGGGTGGCCGCCCTTACCTGCTACGACTACACCTCGGCCCAGATGCTCGACGCGGCCAACGTGCCGCTGCTGCTGGTGGGCGACACGCTGGGCATGGTGGTGCAGGGCGAAGACACCACGCTGCCGGTCACGCTCGACCAGGTCATCTACCACGCGCGGCTCGTCGTGCGCGGCACGCAGCGCGCGCTGGTGGTGGGCGACATGCCCTTCATGAGCTACCAGGCCTCGGCCGACGACGCGGTACGCAACGCCGGGCGGCTGATGGCAGAAGGCCGCGTGGGCGCCGTCAAGCTCGAAGGCGGCGCCGAGATCGCGCCGCTGGTGCAGCGCATGGTCAAGAGCGGCGTGCCGGTGTGCGGGCATCTCGGCTTCACGCCGCAGTCGGTGCACGCACTCGGCGGCGCGCGGGTGCAGGCCAAGGAGCCCACGGCAGCCGTGTCATTGCTCGAAGACGCGCTCGCACTGCAGGCGGCCGGCGCCTTCGCGGTGGTGCTGGAGCTGGTGCCGGCCACCGTGGCGGAAGAGGTGTCGAAACGCCTCACCATCCCCACGATCGGCATCGGCTCGGGGCCGCGCTGCGATGGCGAGATCCAGGTCTTCCACGACCTGTTCGGCCTCTACACCGACTTCCAGCCGCGCCACACGCGCCGCTACCTCAACGTGGCGCAAGACATCGCAGCGGCCGCCAAGCGCTACGTCGCCGACGTGGGCGCGCGCCAGTTCCCGGGGCCGGAGCAGACCTCCGACCTCACGCCCGCCTCGAAAGACAGCTTCAAGTCGCTGCTGGCGACGCACTGA
- a CDS encoding LysR family transcriptional regulator has protein sequence MTLEDLRILVAACEAGSLSSLARDLKRTQSAVSQHIARLEAELGVKLFDRHARGVAPTAAGRVLKDFALEGLDAIEVGLQRIRALQHGEAATLSITTGGTTVRHFMMDAIVKFRKKHPGVNLRFLPAGSTRRCFEILRLAQADLGFITIGEPARGIRVRTVAQQQLFLLAAIDDALASKRRLHVADLAGIRYLGLSGGTTHQSAIEQAAQERGLDLKAEIVFDDFDTAKVFVELGLGHAIVPAVHAHNFAKTGTVKAIPIVDLPAVSIGWAFRHWQHLSPAARDFAALMDQALARMAKSVAGFSLAS, from the coding sequence ATGACCCTGGAAGACCTGCGCATCCTCGTCGCCGCCTGTGAAGCGGGCAGCCTGAGTTCACTCGCGCGCGACCTGAAGCGCACGCAGTCGGCGGTGAGCCAGCACATTGCGCGGCTCGAAGCCGAGCTGGGTGTGAAGCTCTTCGACCGCCATGCGCGCGGCGTGGCGCCCACGGCGGCCGGGCGGGTGCTGAAAGACTTCGCGCTCGAAGGGCTGGACGCGATCGAGGTGGGCCTGCAGCGCATCCGCGCGCTGCAGCACGGCGAAGCCGCCACGCTCAGCATCACCACCGGCGGCACCACGGTGCGCCATTTCATGATGGATGCGATCGTGAAGTTCCGAAAGAAGCATCCGGGCGTGAACCTGCGCTTCCTGCCCGCGGGCTCGACCCGGCGCTGCTTCGAGATCCTGCGCCTCGCGCAGGCCGACCTCGGTTTCATCACGATCGGCGAGCCGGCGCGTGGCATCCGCGTGCGCACGGTGGCGCAGCAGCAGCTCTTCCTGCTGGCCGCGATTGACGATGCACTGGCGTCGAAGCGGCGCCTCCACGTGGCCGATCTCGCCGGCATCCGCTACCTGGGGCTGTCGGGCGGCACCACGCACCAGAGTGCGATCGAGCAGGCGGCCCAGGAGCGTGGGCTCGACCTCAAGGCCGAGATCGTGTTCGACGATTTCGACACCGCCAAGGTCTTCGTCGAGCTGGGCCTCGGGCACGCCATCGTGCCGGCGGTGCATGCGCACAACTTCGCGAAGACCGGCACGGTGAAGGCGATCCCGATCGTCGACCTGCCGGCGGTGTCGATCGGCTGGGCGTTCCGCCACTGGCAGCACCTGTCGCCGGCGGCGCGCGATTTCGCGGCACTGATGGATCAGGCGCTGGCGCGCATGGCGAAGTCGGTTGCCGGCTTCTCCTTGGCTTCTTGA